The genomic region ggaaaaatgaaGTATGAAAACAAAGAGAAGTAAACAATAACATCAGGATACAACAAAGATAGTCACtaagaaaaattagagaaaaataacattaattttGTAATGATACTTGCAaacagaaaagagaaaaaaaagttgaTAGTTTGTCCAATTTCAAGCGGATCATCTAGCTCCCTCAACTCATACAATACAACGTTCAATTAAGACTGAGGCACCGAAGTTAATCAGGACCAACTTTGGTAGCCAGCTAAGAAGCACAGGGTAAACAAGAAATGAAATAACTTTCATACACCAAATTTATAGGAAGTTACAAATTtgcagaaagaaaaataaagatttaattacAAGTCAGTAGCCTTCAAAATGATTCGTGAAGCAGCAGAGATACTGAAAAAAAGTATCTGATGTATCTCTAgcataaaatatgaaaaagggaagaaaCAAGGTATAAGATATATTACAGAGAAAAACTTGTAGTTATGACAACTTGCTCCTTCAAATTGTCATTTCTTGATGGATTTAGCATAGATCTGCAATTATTGTTTAATCATTAGCAAACATAAGAACATTatcagaattttttttatatatatacatacatacatacatacatacatacatatatgtatgtgCTTATAGCAAGGAGCATTATGCAAGAGGATTGAATGATAGGGAAATCCTCCTGTAAATAGCCACTTTTTGTCCCCAGAAATTAACCTatgtaatttatatttccatGTCATTTTCTTGATATCAATTTTCTCATTTACTTTCCTCATCAATGATACTGACCTTCTTTAAATCTCGctgaattctttttctttctcgaTTAACATAAGACCAATTTTTATGAGTCTCATTGACATGAAATCTGGAGCTTAAACCTCAAATATGTGCCAAATAAAGGTGGCAGCTGCGCAATTTATTGCAATAAAAGCAAATGTCAAGAAACCAtgtatatatactaaaatgaGAAACATGAGAATGCAAAAGTCAGTAAGCACTAACTTACTTGGTGTAGTAGGTCCAGAGAAATTTGAACAGCAGACCTTCACCTCAAAATCTCCTGGTCAGTTTTATAAAAGTTGCTGAAGTCAGTGGAGGATGGACTTTGCCCCATTGGTTGTGTTAGTATAAACAATAGATAGGCGTCAGGGATGCATTATCCTAATCTTTCATATTTCTTTGCAAACTTGTTAAGTAGTAACTGCTGTCGAAATGccaaatatttttctacacTAGTTCCAGCCCATTGCTGACAAAAGCATTCATCTGTTGGAACAAATGAACTAAGGGGAAATGGTCCCTTGGGAGCTTTCTTCAAGGCAACCAAGAACTTATGGCGAGGGCGAATTCTCTGGTCCAAAGACAAGCTCAAGTACATAGGATATTTGGTTAGGGACTGCACCTCGTTACGAAGTTCATTGATCAAATACTTGTACTTCGGCTTTAGATTATCCTCCAGTGACAGAGATAATACCTAAAACACAGCCAGCATCATCATTTAGATTCACAACGAGAAACTTCCAGTTCCAGGATATAAAAACAGATAACATGAAACCAGCACCATCAAATTTCATGATAATACATCATGGaatatatttcttctttttttttttaaatttaatttttctttccatattttattttttccctcTTCATAAGGCAGACCCCCTTTTCatagaaaacagaaatagGAAACTCtctaaaaatcaaaaaacaATTTTCAGCAACCTGATCCGCTTCCAGTAGATATAATAGTACACAACCATGAGAATCCTGTATgtataaagattaaaagaatGTTACAACATGCACACAGAAGTGACAAGGCTCACCTGTGTAAGGCTAGTCAAGACTTTCAAGATGTCAGAATTACGCATTCCAATACTCCTCAGAAAATTGATCCTAGGCACAAATCCATCATCTATGCTATAATGGAGGAGCTGAGGATGTTTTGTTACCATCTTTACAACACTCTCTTTAGATGCTCCCAACTCCttggaaagaaaaatgtaGCGAGTGTTCCATGATATGTCAATCCGCTGAACCAGGATTTGAGGGCTCAGCTGCACCACTTTACctatatttttctcattaattCCAAGCTCCTCAACTAAATATCTAACCGTGGGCTTCAATGAATTCTGAACACTATAAGAAAAGAGTGATGGAGTAACAGCAATTATCTGCCCTATTCTGGAATTTGGAATACCTAAACTACTTAAAAAAGCAACGTGAGACTTCAAATTGTTATCCACTGTATATTCAAGAATTTGCGGCTGCCTTAAAAGTATTCTTCTGATATCTCTATGTTTGACACCAACACTAAGCAGGTATTCCAACCTCTCTTGTGCAGACGATACATTTATTTGGAGGGATGGCATGTGCCTCTCATACATTTGAATAAAGTCTGATTCCTTTAGCCCAAAGGTACATAAGTAATCCAAAAGTGGGAGCCATCTATTATCTAAATCTATTTCTTCAGAGAGCTTCTCATATCTGTTCTCAGTAGGTTCTTTGGACATCAGCTGCAACCAAATAAAACAGGTGAGCTCTCTTGCACTAGCAGTAAAGCTCATGGGAAAAATCACAACTCTAATCATACCCTTTCTTTGCGGTCCACATGCATGGAGTCAGGCtgctttgttttgtttttggtaTGATAAAAGTttccaataattcttttctcCTGAGTGTTCCTACCAATTTTTGCATCCAACTGTCTCCGGCCACCTGAAAGCACAAAGTGATCCTTCAGATGTAAAATCCAACAAGAACTTAAAGTTTTTTGGAACTTCAGAGCATACCTTGTCTTTCactgattttcttttgtaactTGAATCTTTTTCCATTTACTTTGAAGTCTACAGGTTCTGCGAATTCATCCTGAAGCCATTATGCATGAAACTCACACAAGttataacaaagaaaaagcatGTCACCATATGTGACACTTGTTAGTACTTGCACAGTATGCAGTTCACAAATCCTAATAACTACTAGGCTAGCCTGCCACcgaaaattgaagaaaagagaaacGGTAAAAGGAGAAGAGACATTACACATATTAATTTACCAAATAATCACTGACATCATTGGCAGGTACATAAGGTTGACACGGTACATTGAAAACTTCTTGTGGTATGTTTACATATGTTAAATAACACATTCAGTCCCAAATTCACAGGCGAGACAGGAGACATGAAGCCCTTAATGCAAATTAAACACATTATATTGTCTCAAATTCTATCACGCACAGACAACTCTCAGGTAGTTGCAAAACATACTCCAGCTACTTAATTCAGCAAGACAAATGAATGAACTTGCTTACATAGTGAATTTGATCAAAGATTATGCTAATTTCCCAAATCAACCATATAACTCCACAACCTACCACTGGTCAAACTTAACTACGATATCACTTTATAGGGCAAAcagaagtaaaataaattcaaattacaCATTGCAAAAGCGAAAAAGTTTCACATTTTTGAAActtgatattaattaaataaaattcctAAGGCCCTAACCATATAAAAAGCAAAAACAGAATCAAAAGCAACTCTTTTAGAAGTACAGAGTTTAAACATATTGACTTGAGCAACATTCAAATGTTATGGAttctaaattacaaaaagaatgCCAAATTATACAACAATCTGCAATTTTAGAATCTACCCATCAACATTCTcagctaaaaaaattattgaagaGACAGCAAGTATCGTCAACAAACCAAAAAAGGGAATTCTTGCTTGTGAAAGCAAAGGTAATTGCTCTTAGTGAACAATCAATCAGTATATCAGCATTACATGCTAACAAGAAATTTTGCAATTCGCATAtccaaaaaataacaaaactcACATCCGAGAACCAACTTTTATCTGAGTCATTATCATCATCGtcatcttcttcctcttcttcatcatcatcgcTGGCATAGGGACTCAAGGTTTGACCAAAGCGAGACTTTCGATTGGACTTGAGAATCTTAGCGTTAGAATGCGTGGATAAAACCACTAACTTACTACTCActctgcttcttcttcttctcctatcttcgatataataaaattctcTCATTTTGCTTTCACTGGAGACAGAGTGTAGGAACAAGTGAGGCTGAGAAGGTAGAGTTGGATTATTAAATGGATACATACAAGAAACTGCCATTTTAGTATCTGCTACAAGCAAATATTCGTAGAGAAGAGAATATACCCAAAAACCCTAACTTATCTTCTTCCTCTAACcccctcttcttcttttgtttgtgtGGGGTTTTGCTTTATTAATACTGCGATGGCTGTTCTTTTGTTGGTTTGTACGTTGCCATTAgctttaacttttaaataaattgcaATATGGTCCTTCAAGCTTActttataataaaactaaacatcTTCAAGCTTATATTTACAAAGCTAACCTTTGTTGTTGAGATGATGTTTACAAAGCTGTACTCAATTTCCATTAAGTAATGCAATCTATCAcagttaaaaaaatacatactattatagttattaaatattaatccaCTCGAATTagatcttaattttaaatctaattaatatgatttagaaaaactaaattcaatttagctataatagttttaaagaattaaaatataattgattaaaataaaaaatttatccggATCcacatttaaagaaataaaattcacAGTATAAgagtaataattaaaagtataacatttaaaaat from Ricinus communis isolate WT05 ecotype wild-type chromosome 9, ASM1957865v1, whole genome shotgun sequence harbors:
- the LOC8277584 gene encoding transcription termination factor MTERF9, chloroplastic, whose amino-acid sequence is MAVSCMYPFNNPTLPSQPHLFLHSVSSESKMREFYYIEDRRRRRSRVSSKLVVLSTHSNAKILKSNRKSRFGQTLSPYASDDDEEEEEDDDDDNDSDKSWFSDDEFAEPVDFKVNGKRFKLQKKISERQGGRRQLDAKIGRNTQEKRIIGNFYHTKNKTKQPDSMHVDRKERLMSKEPTENRYEKLSEEIDLDNRWLPLLDYLCTFGLKESDFIQMYERHMPSLQINVSSAQERLEYLLSVGVKHRDIRRILLRQPQILEYTVDNNLKSHVAFLSSLGIPNSRIGQIIAVTPSLFSYSVQNSLKPTVRYLVEELGINEKNIGKVVQLSPQILVQRIDISWNTRYIFLSKELGASKESVVKMVTKHPQLLHYSIDDGFVPRINFLRSIGMRNSDILKVLTSLTQVLSLSLEDNLKPKYKYLINELRNEVQSLTKYPMYLSLSLDQRIRPRHKFLVALKKAPKGPFPLSSFVPTDECFCQQWAGTSVEKYLAFRQQLLLNKFAKKYERLG